The following is a genomic window from Chloroflexota bacterium.
CTCTACCAGCGCCTCCAGAATAGGGCGGCGGAAGGCATCTTCAGTGGTACGGAGTCCGCGCTGGAGCCGCTGGAAACGCCGCTTTCTACTCGGCTTGCGGGGAACTCTGGCGCTGAAGATATTGTCCCATTCCTTCTGCAGGTTGCGCACCTTGACGCGAAATTCGGCGAGCCTGGTGGCAATTTCGATCAAGCCTCTGGCAGTGTCGTAGTCCCCCTTCTGGAAAGCGCCCGCACCGTCCTGGTTAAGACTATCCACCACCGTCTCAATCTCTTCCATCACAATCTCAAATGCAGCGGATACTTCATTGCGTTGCATGGCGACCTCCTTTTGCCAGCCAATTTGTCACCAGACTGATCTCCGCTACCAGCCCTTCCCTGAATATAAGGTCAAGAGCATTGGTTTCCGCATCGTAGATGATTTTCACTTTCCTCCCCCCTCACCCAGTATTTGTCAATCTTGCTGGTTTTGAAGTTGGCCCAGCACACTTTGGGCAGCTATTTATAGATATCCCTGCGATGTCCCACCAGGCGAATGAGGATGAGCTTTGATTGTGCGCTAACAGAATAAATAACCCTATAATCTCCGACGCGAAGCTTGTAATAACCTTTAAACTCACCAGATAGAGGCTTGGGGGTAATGCTCTCAAAGTTTTCTGAAAGCCATTTTACTCTACGGAAAATGCGTTCCCTAACCGTTGCATCCAGCCTTGTCAGGTCAGCCTCAGCCTCGGCAAGGAACTCTACCCGGTATCCCATTACCAGACCAGCCCTAAACTTTTGCCGATTTCTGAAGCCGGGATACCCCGCTCCACTTCTGAGGTCCTCCTGAGCCTTTCCTTGACTTCCTCCTTTAGCTCCATGCCCCAATCCGGGTCCCCCAGAATCTCTTCAAGCTTTTGTTCCACTACCTGAGCAATAAATTGCTTGAGTTCTTCTACCGACATTTCTGAAACTTTCATGAGATTTACCTCCCCAAAAGGTATCATACAATTGATGCCTTCACCAGGTTAGTCACCGCCTGATGGACTTCAAGCTGGTTGAAGGTTCTCCAGGATAATCTTCGGCTGAGAGCGGTCTATCCCTAGATGGGATGAGGCATCCAGCACTTCAATGCCAGCAAGTTCTTCTCCAGGACCGAGGTC
Proteins encoded in this region:
- a CDS encoding type II toxin-antitoxin system RelE/ParE family toxin; its protein translation is MGYRVEFLAEAEADLTRLDATVRERIFRRVKWLSENFESITPKPLSGEFKGYYKLRVGDYRVIYSVSAQSKLILIRLVGHRRDIYK
- a CDS encoding DUF2283 domain-containing protein, whose protein sequence is MKVHYDPEVDALYISFKKGHTQVTTIRLSEDVAVDLGPGEELAGIEVLDASSHLGIDRSQPKIILENLQPA